ATGGGGTGTATTTGCTGGAATGCTTAAGAAGAGAGGTGATGTGTATATTGCGATACCGTAGTATTTTTATCATTTATTAACCTTAACAAAAACCATCCCCGAGACAATAACCTCCTCAATGACGCCATCATTCAGTAATTGATTATAGACTAACCGCCAATTCTCAGAAACATTATTACTAAGCCACTCCTCAAATTGGGGCTTTGGTATAATTCCCTGAATCTCACTCCTTATCTTATCCACAAGCCTCTGAAGATTTAGCTTGTTCCTGCCATTATTTGTATCATTATTAGAATTATTAATTATAAGATCCTTAATGACCCTCCTCCTTATGTAGAATGTGCCATCCAACGTACTGTACATTACCTCGAAAAGCCCTGATCTACTCAATTTATTAATCATATCAATACCAATCTTTATACTTAGTAAATTCTCTATCTCATCAATGCTAACCCATTTATCATCAACCACTCCTATTAATCTTCTTATCATATCGTCATTTACTGCTAATGTCATACGAAAGGTATTGCGTGCTTATATAAATCTTAAATAATTAATTTAAAAAGGAACAATCAATGATCACCACCTTTAAGGTATGATCAATGGAGTTCTACCAATACATTCTTATTCTGATGCAGACGCATATGGTATTAACATACTTAGCAAACTAAAGGGCCACTCCTTAAGCATTAAAATGCTAGCCTATTTCTAGCACTGATATTCCTTTATCACAGGGTCCGGACTAAAAACAAAAAATCGCTTTAAAATAGGTAAATACATATGTACACCTTTAAAATCTCCAGGACACCCGCGGTATTAGTAATCGGTCGAGTAGGTAAGGAATTAGCAGTATGGAGTATTGACGGTACTATTACGACTCTGGGCAGTATTAATGGTATTGAGTTAGTTGATGAGCTTAAGGTAGAGAGGCAGATAGTGGGTCATGTTGCCATTGCATCCTTTGGACAGTACATAATTAAGGCTATGGATATGGGTAGTAAGTATGGCTCATACACATTAAGCGAGGATTCACTGGTTAGGATACCCAGCAGGGGTGGTATTGACCTTAGGAAGTACAATGATTGGGTTACAATTAGGAACGCCTTCATATTAATAGGAGATCCCAATTCCAATTATTCTGATTACTACCCATTGATATGCCCATACAGGGTTGGTGATACATTATTCATTAATACTGGGTATACAAGTACAGGGAGTATTAGGGTGGTGCTGACTATACTCGGTATTCTACGTAATTATGCGGATAGAGGTCGAGTAAATGCATCATGTATGTGCAGAATACCTTCAATGCCCCTGGAAATAGCTCTGATGAACGGTGATAAGTACTTATTGATTAGGACGCATCTTAATGAGGGACAAGCATCTACGGGTAATAAGTACCTAGTTTTGTTAACTAAGGGTGGTAACGTGATTAGTAAGTACTCATTGAATGATAACCCAACTGATATTGTGGTGAAAATGCTTAATGAAATGAGGAGCATTTAATTTAATAAAATGAAAAATAAAGAATTATTAATTACTATTACTAATCATTAATTCGTGAGTATAAGTACAGGGCTTGAATTTGTATCTGAGAATGTATTACCAATAATAAGAAGCCTAGTGGCTAAGAAACTTCTTGAAAACGGGTATAGCCAACTTAAGGTGGCTAAGATACTGGGCATAACGCAACCAGCTGTTAATAGGTACGTTAGTAAGGATTACGGTGAATTAATAAGCAGGGCAGAGTCCCTCGGCATTAATAAGGATTGGGTAACTAGGATTGTTAATAATATTGTTGAACTAATACTGAACAATAAGGAATATGAAGCACTTGAATATCTGACAAACATGATAGTGATGGAATTAGGCTCCTTAAGACTATGCGATGCACACAGAAAACTTGTTCCCTCATTACCAACAATCTGCAATGTATGTTCTATATTAACGACCGGCATTACGGATTCAATAATTAAGAACATGGAAAGGGCGCTATCAATTCTTGAAATGCATCCTGAAATACATGCCATAATACCGAGGGTTCTCATGAACATTGTTGAGGCTAAACCAGGTGCCGTTACTGAGGATGATGTTGTTGGTGTACCTGGTAGGATTGATGCCCATGACGGAAGAGTTATCATAGGCTCAAAACCTATTTATGGCGGTAGTAAGCACTTGGGTAAATTAATCATTAAATGCATGAATGTGAATCCGAGGTATAGGTCCGTAGCCAGTATTAAGTATGATAATAAGGTAGAGTATGCACTTAAGGAATTGAGTATGCACTATGTTAAAGTTGGGCCTCATGAAAGCTCTAATGAGGATGATGTAATAAACGCAGTGGTTGACTCAATTGTTAAAGATCCCACATTAGAGGCTATTATAGACCTTGGAGGCTATGCACTGGAACCCGTCACTTACGTGTTTGGTATAGATTCAATAGATGTTGCATTAAAGGTGATAAAAATAGCTTCAAGGGCAACCTAGGCCTTTATCTTACGTATTAAGTAATTCACTATATATTTAGCTGGATTTATACCTGTGGCTTTCTTAAATCCCTGCCAGGACATGGTTGGATTAACCTCAAAAATGAAGTAGCCATTCCTTGTTTCCGCAATATCAACGCCACCATAATCAAGCCCAAGAACTTCAATCGTCCTCAACGCCAACTCACTTAATTCATCAGTAACCTTAGCTGGCTCGGGATTAGCACCTTGGGCAATATTGCTCTTCCATGAAATTCCCCTCCTGAATTCAGCACCTATTACCTCATTGCCAACAACCACGACTCTATAATCACCATTACCAACCTTATCAAGAAACCTCTGTACATACATTGGCTTATTCAGGTTAGTTAGATAGCTAAATATGTGCATGGCTACATCAGCATCATCGATCTGAAAAACACCGAAACCCATAGCACCCCTAATCTGCTTGATAACGGATCTGCCGAACTCCTTAACTGTATTATAGGCGACGAACATGTTCTCACTAACCACGGTATCAGGGACTGGTAAGCCATGCTTAGCCAATAGCATTAGTGATATGAACTTATCACTGGCCATCATCCAATTCATCACTGGATTCATTACATAAACACCATTAAGTTCAAAGGCCCTAACAACCCATAGCCTATGCACGAATTGCTCAAAATCCCTAATTATGCCTATATGCCTAAGTATTGCGCCTGATACGTTCAACTCCTCATAATTAGACCTACCAATTAATTGGTAATAATTAATACGACCTTTACCAAAACCAACCCCAACCATATCAATGTATATCCTCTTAATCCTATGACCCAACGACCTAATGGCATCCTCTAGATCAACCACATCTTCAGGGTTATACTCAACCTCGTAAGGCCTAATAATTCCTATGTCCACAGGAGTGATGCGAATAAATACTGTTTTATTAATTTAGCCTAACTAATAATTGATGCATTAAATGATAAGATATATACGTAAAGTAAACGTATACCTACTCCAATTTTATTTTATTTAAATCAATAGAAGCAGGAATAATGCCTCTCTTAAATCTATTAATATCGGAATTGAGAGGTCTTGTGGCATCAATACCCATCTTAGTGGTTATGCCCTGTACGGGATCAAGAGCCACAGGATCGAGGGTAGACCCCCTAGCGTACTTAATGAGTACTAAGTCCTCATCAGCCCTGAATCTCGTTGCAATCGCCCACTCAATCTCATTTAGGTCATCTACATTTATGTCTTCATCAACAATTACGACATGCTTAAGGCTTGGATGCGCAGTAAAGGCTGCCATAATTGCGTTCTTAGGATCACCATCGCTCTGCTTCCTAATGGCCACAACTGCGTGTAACCATCCGCATCCACCATCGGTCAGCCTAACAGCCTTAACCTCAGGCACAACATTACTAACGAACTGCCAAATCTTTGCCTCCTTCTCAATTCCCATTAAGAGTTTATGCTCAGAATAACCAGCCACCAATGCCTGTGCGATTAATGGGCTGTCTCTCCTTATATAGATTCTTGTTATTCTAACAACAGGTTGTTCCCTAACTTCATCATAAGTACCGAGTACGTCCATACAGGGGCCCTCCTTAGTTGTTTCCCTAGCTGATATGTAGCCCTCCATAACGACCTCAGCATACGCAGGCGCAGGTACTCCATTATCTAAGACCTTGATCCTGAGTGAACCGTCTAGCAATGCATTCGCAATATTTAATTCGAAGATTCCAAAGGGTGGTGATGATGCAGCAGCAAGTAGTAGGGCTGGGTGTAAACCCCATGAAATTGATATGGGCGTGTCCTTACCAAGCTCCCTATTCCTCACGTATATTCTGTATAAATGCCTAGGTACAAGCCTAATAACAAACTTATCAGGCCCTATTGGGGTAAGTCTATGAATGCTTGCGTTTAAAATGCCGTCTTTGACATCCATTCCAACAACAACGGCACTCGTTAAGCAAGGCCCTGGCTCTAACTCAAAGTACCTAGGTATGGGTATCCTCGTTAAATCAACATTGGGTAATGGTTCATAAACCACGTTGTTTGTTTCCATGGTCTTATACGAAGAAGCAACCTCCTCGGCCCAAAGAAGTTTCTTATAAAATTCAACGTCACTTTTCACATTGAGAGCCCTGTATATCTTATCCCTAGTATTAACGACATTACCTACAACATGGGCAGTCCTGAACTCACGCACATTAGTAAATTCTAGGGCAGGTCCTTTGTCGAACTTCGTGATTACGTAAGGTATTTCATAGTTAATACTTAATTCCTCGTTAATGAGTTTTAACATACCTGCGCTCCTTAAGTCAGCTATGTATTTCCTTAAGTCCATTAATTTAACGCTAAGGCTTTTAGTAAAATAATTTTACCGCGCTATTCAGAATTGATGTTGTGGTTTTAGTTTTATGCCTATGCCCGGTGTCTCCGGTACGTAGACCTTACCATTCTTTGCATACATTATTGATTTAGGCTCGTCAAACACATCAAATATGGCGCTCCTAAGTGGGTTATCGGGTGCCGTGTACTCAATCCACATGGTACCTGGCTTAGCGGCAACGAGGTGGGCACTGACTATTGGCATTAGGTGTGGTGAGACAGGTATCCCATAAGCCCTGGCGAGGGCCCAAACCCTGAGCCACTCAGTAATTCCACCGACATGGCCTACGTCGGGCTGGACTATATCCACGGCCTCACTCTCGAGTAGTAGCTTGAAGTCGTAAATTGTGTGGTGCTGCTCACCGGCAGCAATTGGTATACCGCAAACCCTCTTCAATCTTTTATAGCCCTCGAGATTGTCAGGGTGCACAGGCTCCTCAATCCAGAACAGCTCATACTTCTCCCATCCCCTACACATTCTCATTGCCAGGTTTAGGTCATAGGTTCCGTTCAGATCAACCATTAACTTAACATCAGGCCCGACAGCCTCCCTAACGGCCTTAATACGCTCAGTAGCCTCCTCAGGACTGACGGCCGTTAACGAACCCCTAATCTTAACAGCATCAAAGCCTTGCTTAACATACTCAAGGGCCTTAGCCGCAAGCTCCTTAGGCGGTAGTTGATGGGCCGTGTTTGCGTATGTAGTCACCTCACTCCTATAACCACCGAGCAATCTCCAAAGTGGCTTATTAGCCTCCTTAGCCAGTAAGTCCCAGATGGCTATGTCAACACCACTAATTGCATGGATCACGAAACCCCTCCTACCCCACCTAGTCAACCTCTGGAACAACTCATCCCAAATTGCCTCATACTCCGTGGTATCCCTACCAACAACAAACCTTGCAATAACCCTCCTAATGAACTCTGCAAGTAGGTCTGAGAAGTATACGCCCTCCTTGATGTGATGATAATCGGTCACATAACCAATCCCTTCACTACCATCCTCACCAATAACTTTAACGACAACCATGTCATTGGCAGACCCGAAGTCTGGGATCTCAAGACCAGCCCTAAAAACCCCAACCCTAACCTCCCTAATCTTCACGCCTAATGAAGGTATAAACAACTTAATAAATATGATTTGTTAGTTTTTATCGAGCCCTGGCTTGCTCGAATATTGTGTATCCACATTTACCGCAGGTCCATCTCGGCACTGGGACCTTGTGATAAGCCATTACTGAACCGCACCTTGGACAAATCCTCCTAAGAAACTTTATGGTACCCTTCTCATAATCAACCTCATACCACGTGTGCGCCCTTGCCTTAATCTCCTTTGGCACAGTCATGGGCTTAACGCATCCCTTATAAAGATTTTTCCTTCGTCGTGGTGAGCCATAAAACCTTATAAGGGACTTACTGATTTACTGCTTGCGATGATTAATGTGGCCAGGGCTGAGCCGTGATGTAAGAATCGTTTTATGATACGTGAAGAGTTGTTGATTTCTTATTGAATAATATAGGCGCTTATTCATATCTTTACATAATTGCTTATTGCTTTGTTTCTTAGTGATGGGGTTCGATGGCTTTTGTTCTGTGTTGGGTACTTTTAGTGGTTTTAAAGGGCTCCTATGCAGTGTAAGTTTGGTGGGCCTGGGCGTTATTGTTGTGTGTATTCATTTCCTGGTTGGGGTGTAAAAGAGGGCGAAGGCGATAACAAAAGCAATGGCGAACCTAAACTGCCCGCCCAGGATCCACCATGTAAGTTTAAAGATTCACAGTTCTCATTAATTTCAGAATTAGAGTGGTGGCAGTTCTGTCCTCGTTGAGGTACCTATTAAGGGTCTGGGTCTTGAGGACCGTGGCCAGTGGACCAACGGTTTCCGACCCAACCACGTATAAAGACGCCACAACCATACTGAGGAATAGGGGTCTTTGGGATAACTCAAGCCCTTAATAGATATTTCGACCAAAGTCTTCCTTCCTGACAAATCATCACCACATTGATACCCACTTCGCATTTTCATACTCCTCAAGCACGTCTTGGTAAACCTTCTTTGTCCAGCGGGCAATCCTATCCCAGGTGTACCACTTAAGTACGGATTCCCTTGCGTTCCTTGCTATGCTTCTCCTCAATTCATCATTACTAAGCAAGATCTTGGCTACATTAATTATCTCATCAACATTGTTGGGCGTTACTTTAACGCCGTTATACCAATCGCGTACAATCTCATCAGGCCCACCAATCCTTGTGGTTATTACGGCTAATTCGGTAGCCATGGCCTCGAGTATCGTTATTCCAAAGGGTTCATACCTACTGGGTAATATTGCCAAGTCTGAGACCTTTAATATTGAGTATAATGTCTCATCATCAACCCTACCAGTGAAGTAAACCTTGTTCCAAATACCCCAATCATGTGCAAGTCCCATCAGGTACTCCCTCATTGGCCCATCACCAACAATAAGAAGTTTCAAATTCCAATCCCACTTAAGCAATTCCTTAAATGCCGCAAGTACCAGGTCAGGACCCTTCTCATGTACCAACCTACCGACAAAAACTATGATCCTTTCATTAGGCATTGCGTAGAGGTCCCTGAAGCCAGGCCTTACTTTGACGGAGTCTATGTAGGATATGTCAATGCCATTGGGAATCATTATCAATTTATCCTTTGGAATTCCATGCACCATCGAAACCTCATTAAGCATGTAATTACTGCAAACAATGACCTTCCAAGCCTCGTAAGTGGTTCTCCATTCCCATGAATGAATTATGAATTGTTCCTCATTATGAATACCACCACGCCTACCAACCTCAGTAGCGTGTATCGTAGCTATTAAGGGCTTACGTAATACATGCTTAAGCACTATTCCAGCAGGTCCCGTTAACCAATCATGAACATGAATCAAATCAAACCCCCATTCGTCATATAGCCTAAGGGCCTCCTCAATCATTTCCTCATTGAAATTCAACACCCACGTAATAAAGCCAGTTGATCGAAACCTAAATGGATCAACTCTCCTAACGTGAACCCCATCGACTTCCTCAAAAGGTAGTACGCCAGGTAATGATATACTCATCACGGTAGTATCAACACCATCACTAACCAAATGCCTAGTAATGTGATAAACATGCCTTCCCAATCCACCAACCATATGAGGTGGATATTCCCAACTGAGCATTAATACGTGTATTACCACGGAGTATTTTTTGTGACATATTTATTTAAAGTTAATTTAAGGTAATTCATTTCAGGGATAATATGTCTTTTCACTCTTTTCAATTCCCTTGTAAATACCTTACTTCCCTATATCATGACCCTTAGCGCCTTGGTCTCTTGGTCCTAATATCGAGACCCTTACCATAGATACCCTTAAGTACTCAATGATTCTTCTTGATCTTAATAATAAACTGGCAAGGTCCTTGAAGAGGTTCGAGAATTAGAACTTAATTTAGTACATCGTTACGGGCATTATTTCCTACGCTATTTAAAGCAAGGTCTGCAGTGAATGCCGTGTAATAAAATTTAAAATTAATGAAAAGTGGTCTTAGTACGTGAAGATTATACTTGTTGCTGTGCCGGGTAGTGGTAAATCAACAACGTTAAAGTTCGTTAAGGAGATGCTGCCTGACATAGCGATAGTAAATTATGGTGATTATATGCTTGAGATCGCGAAGAAGCATTATGGAATTACCAATAGGGACGATATGAGGAGGAAATTACCAGTTGAGGAGTATAGGAAGGTTCAGGAGCTTGCTGCTGAGGAGATCGCGAAATTACCTGGTGATGTAATTATAGATACTCACGCAAGTATTCGAGTACAAGGAGGCTTTTATCCAGGTCTTCCTGATAGGATAATAACGAAGTTAAAGCCGGATGCAATTGTACTTATGGAGTTTGATCCAAAGGATATAATGGAGAGGAGGGCTAAGGACGTGGGGCTTAGGGATAGAGAGTCTGAGTCGCCTGAGGATATTGAAATGCATCAATTAGCCAATAGGTAT
This is a stretch of genomic DNA from Vulcanisaeta moutnovskia 768-28. It encodes these proteins:
- a CDS encoding ATP-grasp domain-containing protein, whose product is MDIGIIRPYEVEYNPEDVVDLEDAIRSLGHRIKRIYIDMVGVGFGKGRINYYQLIGRSNYEELNVSGAILRHIGIIRDFEQFVHRLWVVRAFELNGVYVMNPVMNWMMASDKFISLMLLAKHGLPVPDTVVSENMFVAYNTVKEFGRSVIKQIRGAMGFGVFQIDDADVAMHIFSYLTNLNKPMYVQRFLDKVGNGDYRVVVVGNEVIGAEFRRGISWKSNIAQGANPEPAKVTDELSELALRTIEVLGLDYGGVDIAETRNGYFIFEVNPTMSWQGFKKATGINPAKYIVNYLIRKIKA
- a CDS encoding UbiD family decarboxylase, producing the protein MDLRKYIADLRSAGMLKLINEELSINYEIPYVITKFDKGPALEFTNVREFRTAHVVGNVVNTRDKIYRALNVKSDVEFYKKLLWAEEVASSYKTMETNNVVYEPLPNVDLTRIPIPRYFELEPGPCLTSAVVVGMDVKDGILNASIHRLTPIGPDKFVIRLVPRHLYRIYVRNRELGKDTPISISWGLHPALLLAAASSPPFGIFELNIANALLDGSLRIKVLDNGVPAPAYAEVVMEGYISARETTKEGPCMDVLGTYDEVREQPVVRITRIYIRRDSPLIAQALVAGYSEHKLLMGIEKEAKIWQFVSNVVPEVKAVRLTDGGCGWLHAVVAIRKQSDGDPKNAIMAAFTAHPSLKHVVIVDEDINVDDLNEIEWAIATRFRADEDLVLIKYARGSTLDPVALDPVQGITTKMGIDATRPLNSDINRFKRGIIPASIDLNKIKLE
- a CDS encoding glycosyltransferase family 4 protein, with product MVIHVLMLSWEYPPHMVGGLGRHVYHITRHLVSDGVDTTVMSISLPGVLPFEEVDGVHVRRVDPFRFRSTGFITWVLNFNEEMIEEALRLYDEWGFDLIHVHDWLTGPAGIVLKHVLRKPLIATIHATEVGRRGGIHNEEQFIIHSWEWRTTYEAWKVIVCSNYMLNEVSMVHGIPKDKLIMIPNGIDISYIDSVKVRPGFRDLYAMPNERIIVFVGRLVHEKGPDLVLAAFKELLKWDWNLKLLIVGDGPMREYLMGLAHDWGIWNKVYFTGRVDDETLYSILKVSDLAILPSRYEPFGITILEAMATELAVITTRIGGPDEIVRDWYNGVKVTPNNVDEIINVAKILLSNDELRRSIARNARESVLKWYTWDRIARWTKKVYQDVLEEYENAKWVSMW
- a CDS encoding mandelate racemase/muconate lactonizing enzyme family protein, translating into MKIREVRVGVFRAGLEIPDFGSANDMVVVKVIGEDGSEGIGYVTDYHHIKEGVYFSDLLAEFIRRVIARFVVGRDTTEYEAIWDELFQRLTRWGRRGFVIHAISGVDIAIWDLLAKEANKPLWRLLGGYRSEVTTYANTAHQLPPKELAAKALEYVKQGFDAVKIRGSLTAVSPEEATERIKAVREAVGPDVKLMVDLNGTYDLNLAMRMCRGWEKYELFWIEEPVHPDNLEGYKRLKRVCGIPIAAGEQHHTIYDFKLLLESEAVDIVQPDVGHVGGITEWLRVWALARAYGIPVSPHLMPIVSAHLVAAKPGTMWIEYTAPDNPLRSAIFDVFDEPKSIMYAKNGKVYVPETPGIGIKLKPQHQF
- a CDS encoding adenylate kinase, whose product is MKIILVAVPGSGKSTTLKFVKEMLPDIAIVNYGDYMLEIAKKHYGITNRDDMRRKLPVEEYRKVQELAAEEIAKLPGDVIIDTHASIRVQGGFYPGLPDRIITKLKPDAIVLMEFDPKDIMERRAKDVGLRDRESESPEDIEMHQLANRYYAFAAANAGECTVYILDFRRKPQSKPFEHAEIAAKFVVDLIMRSRGSSK
- a CDS encoding 30S ribosomal protein S27ae; translation: MTVPKEIKARAHTWYEVDYEKGTIKFLRRICPRCGSVMAYHKVPVPRWTCGKCGYTIFEQARAR
- a CDS encoding thiamine-phosphate synthase family protein; the protein is MSISTGLEFVSENVLPIIRSLVAKKLLENGYSQLKVAKILGITQPAVNRYVSKDYGELISRAESLGINKDWVTRIVNNIVELILNNKEYEALEYLTNMIVMELGSLRLCDAHRKLVPSLPTICNVCSILTTGITDSIIKNMERALSILEMHPEIHAIIPRVLMNIVEAKPGAVTEDDVVGVPGRIDAHDGRVIIGSKPIYGGSKHLGKLIIKCMNVNPRYRSVASIKYDNKVEYALKELSMHYVKVGPHESSNEDDVINAVVDSIVKDPTLEAIIDLGGYALEPVTYVFGIDSIDVALKVIKIASRAT
- a CDS encoding DUF4147 domain-containing protein — translated: MAVLSSLRYLLRVWVLRTVASGPTVSDPTTYKDATTILRNRGLWDNSSP